Part of the Henckelia pumila isolate YLH828 chromosome 2, ASM3356847v2, whole genome shotgun sequence genome is shown below.
agcgtagtgagcctaggggctcaacatgtctaatcctttataacaaggttaaaaataatgcaccacgtagatactaatacatatacatgtacatgagcatgcatggaaacatttttcataacataaatgcggaatcataaatcataaatataacataactttcttcatcatacataacataattgagcatgtcataaacataaaaactgagtatggtcatatccatgaatgtgactaataactgtgccgactgatcagtctaaagaaccatcgtacgtggcggtggataaatccacctctatgctggtagtaaactacttctgtgccagtggtaaaaccacttctatgccggtagtaaaactacctctgtgtcagtggtaaaaccacttctatgctatcacatcacttcaatttccataaaaatatttttcatgctcaattcttaatcataaacacatcataaaatatttcatgtatgcatgcacttaaaatatgtccgtaatatatatttaattaattttaataataaatatactgaaacgaccctaactctctaataaataaatatgcggaaaatatttttttttttttttttatacttactaaataaaatatgtacatatatgcccatacatatatgcaccgaataaagatatttaaaatgaataaacaattaaatacttaaataaaaaaaaatgcattcttaaaaatataataaatatctgagtcaaacattaattaaaaatatactgcataagtaaataaaagtttgcatgcactgaaaatattaaaaaaaatgtatcatgctgaccaaaaacaaaaacatgcatagcgactcagaatatttcacggtcacggggccactgcatgcatgctcatacgtcctcgcctccggtgggtacaatgtcatcctcaacgtactcacctgcaccataccagtgtagtgagcctagaggcccaacatgctaacataacaagggtttaaaataatttaaaccaatttaatactaatacatacatatacatgaatgagcatgcttaaaaattacataacataacttaattaaataaacataatacataacataatacataacattattgagcaatttattttctaacatagcatggttgtatccgtagtgtaaccttaaatcatacattaaatactgatcagcgtggaaacctacgtacgtggccggtgacgaatcacctcttaaattggcagtaaactgcccttcaatcatatggggacgaatcccccttaaattgtcacactacttcaacttccaacataaaatattttttattgctcaacttaaacattaaatcatgcataaaatattatttcatgaatgcatgtacttgaataaaatgtgtgtccatcatatatatttaatttaatttcttattaacatataaatattaaaataactcaaatgcataaaaataattaaatatataatcaggacacatgcaaatttttctcatggatggtcctggactgctggccctacacacaagcccattaacttaaaactggcccattaacatacttaagcccattaacttaactttaagcccaaataattagtctaagcccaattaaattaaataagcccattaaaattacactaagcccaataacacttaaactggcccattgggcccaaaaacccaaagactggcccattaacttttatgggcccaaaagcccataaaataaatggactaacttaattaaaattttaaaagtccaaataaaattatttgggagtccaaataattttatttcaatttatttgactcaaaaacacataaatttgtaaaatactttaaaaataaaatactcgagcccggcccaccaaactcggacccggactcactaacccgacccactacctaaccgacccgacccggaccactcagacccgacccagacccctaacctagcccaacccgatcccctCTCTCCCATTgcctctcggccgtgagcagcaggccctcttggcctgctgccggccggctccagccgcccctggccggagcgccgccgcccggacgtagcccacgtccgggcggacctaacctaaccaggccccagcccccatgcagTCCACAAGGCTAAAGCCGAAGCCCTTCTCCCATAACCCTAGTCTGCGCACAGCTGCACTCTTCGAGCCTAACACGGATCGGCCGAGCCCTTCTCAGCCCCAAGCCCGGCCATGGCTCGATccttaggcaccctaggacccCTCCTGGCCGGACCCCTAGCCCTGAACCATACCATGCGATCCAATGACAAGAAAAAAAGATGCGTGAGCCATGAATATGCATGCCAAGAACAAGCTtcaaccattttctgaaaaatattgaaGGAAATTCGATGTCTACACATTCCATATAATATACTACTGATATCGTACGAAAAATAACAAGGaattcatgcctttcaccgtagatgaCTAGAAAACACGAGCGtgggacggttccgggacgacgggacgaaaatACGGGACTCTTGGAGCTTCACGATCCTTGGCTATGGCTTTCTGGGTTTGCTGGGTCGAGAGGATGAAGGAAATGAgagggggtggcggctgaaGTTTGAGAGTGACGTGAGGTTTGggtggggttgggtagatttaggttttaataattaaggaaataggtttttaggttaataaatagaataatataaaatttaaacattctaataaaaatttaaatcagaaacttaaattaaaatttataaaatcccgaaattaagaattagggaaattttaaagataattaaaaatcattattttggctaattttggataaaaatgacccctaaaattaaataaaattaaatacttaaaattttgagataataaaactcaaaataatatttttgggctctaaaaaggctcataaaataatttgggtggaaagttgtcatctcgtccgtccacggtcccgtctacgcgattaaataataaaaatactaaaaatcataaaaatcactaattatgggttaaatgcttaaaaatacattaaatcatgcataaataattcacataattatttaacccataaatcttaaatttaaataattaaatatcctaattatgcaggcggatttatgtaattaaaaataccgggtgttacatatacttttacttaaaatagacttcatgcataaaaataattaaatatatatttcggacttagtttattttcatgggttggtccagactgctgatcactcactctaaacccattaaacttaaataaaatccaataatcatattttagcccaaataacttaattaaacttaacttgacctaaataaaatatttaagcccaattacttaacttaagcccaataaaactctagactgacccaaaatccactgactggcccaaaaattctcatggactcccaagcccataaaaatcattgtgctaacttaaataaattatttaaggcccaaataaaattatttggaggtccaaataattttatttctaattaatttgcccaaaaaccaattaaaacattaaacatttaaaaatttaaaatactcaagcccggcccacctaacccagacccgaaccgacttaacccgacccatgactacctgacccgacccagcaCCCAACCCTGACCCATAACCCGACCCAGCAACCCCCCcaaaccccaaacccgatcacccctctccttctcttctcggctgggcgagcagcagccattccatggctgctgccgccctgctccggccgcccctggccggagaaCCACCTCCCATGGATAGCCCACATCCAGGGGGTTCTAACACAACAAGAATCAGACCAAACCATGGCCCGAGGAGTGAGAACGAATCTCTGCACCAGACGCCTTCCTCCTCCTCGCGCGCAGACTGAGCAATCGCCAAACTTTCGTTCGTGCGGCTTCCTCCAACTACCAAagaccgtgaaaccacttctcaattttagccaacatctaaatcttttaaacccaacAAACCACACACAAATCCATGGCCTGAGTAAGGAGAACgacccctctcttcccaaagccCTAACCTGCGCGTCTGTGTGCATCAGAAGTGAATAGCTTCGTTTCCAGCCTATGACACCCTAAAACTCTGAACAAactcgaccctaaggcaccctggGACCCCTCTGACTCGAGCCCTCAGCCCTGGACCATACCATGCTGAAGAAAAACGTGAGCCATGCCAAGTAGACactcaaacatgcatcaaacatcCATGAAATtgcataattcaaaaatatctgataaaaatctgaataaaacccaacatgaatggttaatagcttatatggtgttcaaacgaaAGAATAAACATGCCTTAAACGAAGATAGATTGAGAAACGAGACAATAATCGCGTGTACGacgctccgggacgacgaacgaaccaaagactccaagaatctatgaaggatcggctatggagatTGCTTTCTGCTGAACGTGAGAATGGGGGTGGGAGGAGATGGGAGTTGTCGGCTGAGTGGGGTTAGGGTAGGGtaggtttttgttttaaatttttgtaactAGGAATAATTTGGGATAATAACTAGtataaaataattaggtagataatataacataaatataagattttaaactcttaaaaatacctactaatctgataactaatcaaaaatcccgaaatactaatttatagtatttttaaaaattaataaaagtcattaaaatgacttattttggctaaaaatcaactcttaaataaatatataattaaatactaaaattttcttgacaaaataccttaaaataagattttaaggctcataaactcataaaatatttttggctaagaattttggtatctcgtccgtccacggtttatgggcttgggagtccatgagaatttttgggccagtcagtggattttgggccagtctagagttttattgggcttaagttaagtaattgggcttaaatattttatttaggtcaagttaagtttaattaagttatttgggttaaaatatgattattagattttatttaagtttaatgggttTAGAATGAGttatcagcagtctggaccaacccatgaaaataaactaagtccggaatatatatttaattatttttatgcatgaagtctattttaagtaaaagtatatttattattaaaattaattaaatatatattacggacatattttaagtgcatgcatacatgaaatattttatgatgtgtttatgattaagaattgagcatgaaaaatatttttatggaaattgaagtgatgtgacagcatagaagtggttttaccactgacacagaggtagttttacTACTGGCATAAAaatggttttaccactggcacagaggtagtttactaccagcatagaggtggatttatccaccgccacgtacgatggttctttagactgatcagtcggcacagttattagtcacattcatggatatgaccatactcagtttttatgtttatgacatgctcaattatgttatgtatgatgaagaaagttatgttatatttatgatttatgattcaacatttatgttatgaaaaatgttttcatgcatgctcatgtacatgtatatgtattagtatctacgtgatgcattatttttaaccttgttataaaggattagacatgttgagcccctaggctcactacgcttatatggtgcaggtgagcatgatgacatttatgtagctcctaccggtggtgaggacgtatgagcttacggagcagtggaccccgtgaccgttgcagttatttagtctattatgatggaattttgaaacatgttttattttattattattccgcatatgagatttttcagcagcattgtttatcattttaaattgatgcatgaaacatttttaagaatttatttatttatttaatatttttcaggttatttaagaaatatatgttatttttatatacatatatgtatgggcgtatatgtatagtattatttaaaaaaaaaaaaaaaagtttttccgcattttattagtagtaggcgtttcaataaataataaatattttcaaaaatccaaaaataccataactgcgggttaaatgataaaataaatttaaatcatgcatataattcacataataacacataaatgtcatttaacccaaatataaatttttaaataattattttccctaattatgcatgcgaatttacgtattaaaattttcgggtgttacataaATACTCCTATGTCACCATTTATTCCACCCCAGAATGATTCActtagaagactttgactattacaacaATTTGTAACATCCCATTCCAAGACTAAGACTTACACACAATTGCCTATCCCAAAACTTCTAGACTACAAGaactcagccctcgactgattcTTGTTACAATGAGGTTTACAACACCTCAACTGAATCGTCTTAATTCAGTATAAATTTTTTAGTAAAgttaaattatttgaaatttgttttTATATCCTCTCTAATTATATTATTCACACACTAAAATACTTTAAGatatatacaatatatttttaaataaacttgtagtaaaaaaattaattagacaAATTTAATGcacaaaaatatatacaaataaatatacaataatttatatttgaattattaaaattatatttgctTAATAAACTTTTTTTAGAATATTTACTTAATCGAttaaatatgaataaaatatttattttacgaGAAAAACTATTGTGAGACAGTTTCAAGTGTTAATTTGTTAAAACCTGTATTTTATTTGGATTAACTTcgtaaatataaatagatttgATTCGTCTCACAAAGGACATACTCATATTTTATTACAGTACACTTTGGTATGTTTGGTTTTGAAAACACAAAACCATAATAATTTCGGTTTTAATTtgtaaaatcaaaacaaaaaattcgAATTATGGTTCGATTTGGTTTTCGATTTCTTACATTtggattttttgttttttcggTTTAGACcatgttattaattattattattattatttttgagaaaGAACCatgttattaaattttttatttttttgacaggAACCATGTTATTAATTATGTGCACACACCAAAGATACAATTACTAAGGACTAAATTGTAATATTTCACCCTGAGGCAAACGCGATTCTTTTCATTGGAGATTCCATTCTAAAGCCCAGCGTAATGGCGAGCAGTAGGAGTGGCGGAGTAGCGGCGGATGATGCCGCGGAATCGGCGGAGGATCTAGGGAAAACCCAAGATAACAAAGGGGATAGGATACTTGCCCCGACCCGACGCCCCGACGGGACCCTCCGAAAACCCGTTCGGATTCGGGCCGGCTATGTTCCTCAGGATGAAGTCGCAATATACCAGTCCAAAGGCTCGCTTGTGCGTACACGAATAATTTCAATGTGTTATTCTCTATTTAATTGTTTGAGTGTTTCTAGAGCTTTAACATAGCTGATTTGTTATGGGTGCCAGTGGAGGAAGGAGATGGAGTCGACACTGGAGGCGCCACCGGGATATGATCCCGAGGCTGCGGAAGTGAAACCCAAGTCGAAATCGGCGAAGAGGAATGAGAGAAAGAAGGAAAAACGTCAGCAGGTTGATGAATTAATTGTTCTTGTtccctttttttattttgatttcctCCCATTTGCATTTCGTTTTCCTCAGCTGGGAGAAGCTTTCTTCTTGTTCTGCTTGTTTTTGTATTCTCCGGAAAAGTGGTCCCTTTTTGTACAATTTATCGATTTTTTTCCCTCTTCTATAATTGACTACTAATTGAGCTGATGGGCTTATGTGTGATTTTCAAGAACACAAGTTTTCACATTCAAACATGCATTTGATTAAGTTTTTGGGTTCTACTTTGTAAGAGTAAAATGATGATTATCCTGTTCAAGATTTTTTATTGCATAAGTGTAAAGGGAAGTGATGTGATCAAGAAAATAAGCCGTCTTTTGCCAGTTTTATGAGTGAGTGCCAAATCTTTGACTTTAAGCTTACATTTTGACAGATCCTAACCCCATAAAGCAACATCTTGGCGTGAAAATAAGCATGCATTTTGACAGATCCTAATACGAGCTgttccttaaaaaaaaaagtctatTCTAATCAGAGTGAAATCCTTGATCAAAATGAGTCACGCTTCAACTTGATTAGGAAAGTGCTGACATGATTAATCATTGTATTTGCAAAAAAATCGGCAGGACGGAGTGGATGAGTCAATCCGTTATTTATTTAAAGATCCCCAGAAGCCAGAACAATGCAACTGTCTTCTTCTGTTTTACTAACTACCGTATCACAGCACGGTTGATATTTCGATGAGAATAAGACTCCACCCTTTCTTTCGAATGTGAATCATCTGATCCGAGATTAAATTGGTGTGTTTCTACCGCTGTAATTACCCTAAACTTGAAAAACATGATGACAGGCTGCTCTAGACAAGGCTGATGTTTCGGAGAAAAATGAAGCCCTCCCTGCTGATGGTTCCAATCAACTGCCAGAGAATGAGGAGCCGATTTCATCCAAGATGAATGGGCTAACTCTTTCTGGAAACACTTCTTTGGTTACAACACCTTCAAATCCAAACGAGTCTTCCACTCCAgaggatcaaatccaacacattgATAAAAAGATTCGAGCGCTGAAAAAGAAGGTAACTGCATTAGATTAAATTATCTGGTACTCACAAACAGATTCCAACATCGATTATATTATTATCCTCGTATTCAGCCTGACTTGTGCTATTTTTCCCCTATTTTCCCTGTAGATTCGATTGACCGAAGCTCAGCAGCAGAAAACTACAGAAAATGATATGAAACCGGAACAACTGGAGAAAATAGCGAAATTAGAAGATTGGCACAATGAGTTGAAGCTTTTGGAAGGAAAGAAAGCCGAGCTAAGCTAACCGCATCCATTTCATGAAGCAAAGTGGTGCCAAATCAATGTAAGCTCTGCAATAATAGAAGAAGAAATGAAGAATCATCCAGATTTAGCATAACTTGTGCATTGCCTTCTTTCTGTTTCCAATCAAGTTAATGTTCTTTCACACATTGTTGTTTCCCTTGAATACTTGTGGGAGGAGAAAACTGATTGTAAATTTAGAAAATGGTGCTGAATTAGTATTCGGCCCAATTGTTTTTAGATAATCAGAAGCTTTTTTATTCAAACTCTATTAAGAAGTGTTTGACTAAGCTTTTGAAAACAGTTTATAAGTTGTTTCAGAGCGTTTAAGCTCCTCCAATTTGTTTGGCAAATTTTTTGTCAAACAActcttataagctgtttttaaaaaagtagtAAGGTTCctcttatttttttagaaaaaatcttattttgatattttatttatccaATTTCACCTATGTtcaatttttgtatttaatttatcaaattttttttctaaattaaaataaaaaagaagttttatttttaatatatgtttaacatttatgataaatttaaaattatttttgtatgtATATTACTATTTATATTACTTTCATAAtattatatcattttttgtAATTTCGACAAttaaaagatcttataatatcaAATACATTAacatatttgagttgtttaaaataagttcatccaaataatttaataacttatttttaaagtaaGATCTAACAACTTATAAGTTCCTACAACAACTTATAAACTAATTCTCAATTTTTAATGGTCTTGTGCATACTATTAATTCTAAaaagttatatattttgaaaattttattttttaaaaaaattattttttcttaaaaaaatttatatctgtAATCAATTTTATCATCTAAAACGTcttcattattttaatattaaaaaaataatttatcataATTTGGTAACTTATTTCTCAATTATCTCGTGGTATGCTATACTTctttttatttcaattaataaatataaatatttttttaacaaaaacatgaatatgtttaattttttttggataCAATAATTAAGTCATTTTATTCTGTAATCAAAGCATCACGAACTATAAGATCATCAATATGAGTTTGTGGACTCAACCAAGCACAAAGATTAGCGTAAACACGTGTTTCTTTTGTTAGAGAATGAACGATAAATAATGTTGTAAAAGAAAGTAAAAACTAATCAAACGCGGGATGAAATGAATTGAAATAAATACAAGTAAAATTCAATATATGATAAAGAATTACATGGTTTACCAATTTATaagtataaaatattttttcgtaAAATAAGTATTGAGAAATTTTTAGATACGATAATTATGTTATTATCTTGATATCCAAGATATTGTAATACAATACATAACACTATTTCAAACTTTGGTCAATAACTTTCACACATAATCATGGATATTTCTAATTTAAAATCCCAGATTTTAATCAAATTATCGTATAATATTCAAATATATTGTTATCATAATGAAACTTAAGTACTTTAAACTCTATTAACTAACTATTggtatgttaattttttttaacggTTTTATCcttgaaaaatatttgcttGGTgtgaatttattaataattttcttTCGTATATCTCTTCATCTTTGTTCAATTTTCTATAACTtcatctcaaatttcaaattgtaGTTTTTTTTAGGAATAAATCgcagttttaaaaaataataaaattgtgaTGAGGtattttgggaaaaaaattgGTATGATACTGACATacttttgttttatatatagtTAATCTCTTCTATTGAAGATCATAATTTATACCACATAATTAGGGTGATTAAATGggaaaatttttttgtttggtGTTCCAAACCGTGTTACATTTTGGTCAAACAAGTCCCGTGTGCACAAATTATTACAAAATAAATGAAACACCATGTATAATAAAAcattcaatttatttttttaaaaaagaagtcGATAATAAATAGTATTCCAAACACGATAAATTACGAAAACAATAAGttgaatgatttttttaattaaaaaaatgaatcGAATGTTTATCGAttatcattctattttttttgaGGTTGAGtgctttaatttttaataatttatat
Proteins encoded:
- the LOC140884429 gene encoding partner of Y14 and mago, which gives rise to MASSRSGGVAADDAAESAEDLGKTQDNKGDRILAPTRRPDGTLRKPVRIRAGYVPQDEVAIYQSKGSLWRKEMESTLEAPPGYDPEAAEVKPKSKSAKRNERKKEKRQQAALDKADVSEKNEALPADGSNQLPENEEPISSKMNGLTLSGNTSLVTTPSNPNESSTPEDQIQHIDKKIRALKKKIRLTEAQQQKTTENDMKPEQLEKIAKLEDWHNELKLLEGKKAELS